A genomic stretch from Ficedula albicollis isolate OC2 chromosome 4A, FicAlb1.5, whole genome shotgun sequence includes:
- the ZC4H2 gene encoding zinc finger C4H2 domain-containing protein: MADEQEIMCKLESIKEIRNKTLQMEKIKARLKAEFEALESEERHLKEYKQEMDLLLQEKMAHVEELRLIHADINVMENTIKQSENDLNKLLESTRRLHEEYKPLKEHVDALRMTLGLQRLPDLCEEEEKLSLDYFEKQKAEWQTEPQEPPIPESLAAAAAAAQQLQVARKQDTRQTATFRQQPPPMKACLSCHQQIHRNAPICPLCKAKSRSRNPKKPKRKQDE; the protein is encoded by the exons ATGGCAGATGAGCAAGAAATAATGTGCAAACTCGAGAGCATCAAGGAGATCAG GAATAAGACtttgcagatggaaaaaataaaggcaaggCTGAAAGCAGAGTTTGAAGCCCTGGAGTCTGAGGAGAGGCACTTGAAAGAATATAAACAGGAAATGGACCTGCTGCTGCAAGAGAAGATGGCCCACGTGGAGGAGCTGCGGCTGATCCACGCTGACATCAATGTG ATGGAGAACACTATCAAGCAGTCTGAGAACGATCTTAACAAGCTTTTGGAATCTACTCGCCGGCTCCACGAGGAGTACAAGCCCCTAAAGGAGCACGTGGATGCCTTGAGAATGactctggggctgcagaggctgccagACCTGtgtgaagaggaagagaaacttTCCCTTGA CtactttgaaaagcagaaagcagaatgGCAGACAGAACCACAGGAGCCTCCCATCCCAGAgtctctggctgcagctgctgcagctgcccaacAGCTGCAAGTGGCCAGGAAGCAAGACACAAGACAGACAGCAACTTTCAGACAGCAGCCACCTCCAATGAAG GCGTGTTTGTCGTGTCACCAACAAATCCATCGGAACGCTCCCATCTGTCCACTCTGCAAAGCAAAGAGCCGATCTCGGAATCCCAAAAAGCCCAAGAGGAAACAGGATGAATGA